A portion of the Naumovozyma castellii chromosome 2, complete genome genome contains these proteins:
- the DOA4 gene encoding ubiquitin-specific protease DOA4 (ancestral locus Anc_8.188) — translation MTLNNGSQKHCSSIQDLTQVAENFTNKKEQNGKDMGALLEECIDLLSNYKKECKQIKSARVEYNGKEDDSFKLFESAYVYYKIIHLIILSKIPNLNEFKSIKGNERKKSKDQELMQIYNTLVNTLLNDDMISDIKAHIKENSLQKDTRKAKGKQELFSMKNGSLISSYQLKQLLYGKNDNTSVLLIDIRPRLEFSKSHIKHEEIICVEPISFKDSYSDEEVAKKSLITSPNEEIDLFNKRNEFEFIILYTNDKEKAYYNQQMVFLEILLTHSFAKPLDSWKTKVLILENGISSWSLNDGPVESTRTNIPKDGETNANKDINKEDSVYINGNTSGLSLQTFPKAVPGISATMDNTMKDMMSSSSSPDYSIRQKQQSPFIELKRTSSFKNFFSNFKSSSSADISKGTFTPSNHYSSPTSAIDLTPSASQINFNTQKSLYPEAPNLEKNETLTEVSYVSPLNQNIRPINARAVAPLSRSLSGSTRGIPTGGIHQKEKFHAGMTLNGNSTDYNISKSEIFDSNNRSEMMPSSSLPPISPTKTGIPNKSALHTNDKMLDLDFIVGLQNIGNSCYLNCIIQCLLGTHELTKIFLNNFYERHINLNSKLGSKGVLAKYFARLIHLMHNHANPKLKNNYVRPAQFKMAVGSVNTLFKNCSQQDCQEFCQFLLDGLHEDLNQCGSNPPLKELSSAAEKNREKLSLRIASSIEWERFLTTDFSVIVDLFQGQYASRLQCEVCKHTSTTYQPFSVLSVPIPRVPKGVKVNILDCFKDFTKLELLDTDEQWLCPTCKKKQRSTKKLTITRLPRNLIIHLKRFDNNLNKNNNFIDYPFILDLTQFWVDDFDGKLPPGVRDELPKRGQIPPFKYKLYGVASHFGSLYGGHYTAYVDKGPKHGWYYFDDTNYRSIKNKNEPITSSAYLLFYHRIYDL, via the coding sequence ATGACACTCAATAATGGTTCACAGAAACACTGCTCTTCAATACAAGACTTGACACAAGTTGCCGAGAACTttacaaataaaaaagaacaaaatgGCAAGGATATGGGTGcattattagaagaatGTATAGACCTCTTATCAAACTATAAAAAGGAATGCAAGCAAATAAAATCTGCTAGAGTAGAATATAATGGGAAGGAAGATGACTCCTTTAAGCTATTCGAAAGTGCATACGTTTATTACAAAATCATCCACCTAATCATTCTTTCGAAAATACCTAACTTAAACGAATTCAAATCCATCAAAGGCAATGAAAGGaagaaatccaaagatCAGGAGTTAATGCAAATTTATAATACTCTTGTGAACACGTTGTTAAACGATGATATGATAAGTGATATTAAAGCTCATATCAAGGAAAATTCTTTACAGAAAGATACACGAAAAGCAAAAGGCAAACAAGAACTGTTTAGCATGAAGAATGGCTCCCTTATTTCCTCATATCAACTGAAACAGTTACTATATGgaaaaaatgataatacaTCCGTACTTTTGATAGACATAAGGCCCAGATtagaattttcaaaatctcaTATTAAACATGAGGAAATAATTTGTGTCGAACCTATATCCTTCAAGGATTCATACTCAGATGAAGAGGTTGCAAAAAAATCCTTAATAACCTCAcctaatgaagaaatagatTTGTTTAACAAGagaaatgaatttgaattcataATATTATATACTAACGACAAAGAAAAGGCATATTATAATCAACAGATGgtttttttggaaattttgCTAACGCATTCGTTTGCAAAACCGTTAGACAGTTGGAAAACTAAGGTTCTCATCCTGGAAAACGGTATTTCATCCTGGTCTTTAAATGATGGTCCTGTAGAAAGTACGAGAACTAATATACCAAAAGATGGAGAGACAAACGCTAACAAAGACATTAATAAGGAAGATAGCGTGTATATAAACGGCAATACATCCGGTCTAAGCCTGCAAACGTTCCCAAAAGCAGTTCCCGGTATAAGTGCAACAATGGATAATACTATGAAAGATATGATGTCGTCGTCATCTTCGCCTGATTATTCAATTCGACAGAAACAACAATCTCCTTTCATCGAATTAAAAAGAACTTCAAgtttcaagaattttttttcgaATTTTAAGTCTAGCTCATCTGCTGATATCTCCAAAGGAACATTTACCccttcaaatcattattcatCACCTACCTCGGCTATTGACTTGACACCTTCGGCATCCCAAATAAACTTCAACACACAAAAGTCACTATACCCAGAGGCACCTAATCTAGAGAAAAATGAAACCCTTACTGAGGTGTCCTATGTATCTCCGCTTAATCAAAATATCAGACCAATCAACGCAAGAGCGGTAGCACCACTCTCAAGGTCATTGTCAGGCTCAACACGAGGTATACCGACGGGAGGTATACATCAAAAGGAAAAGTTTCACGCAGGAATGACTTTGAATGGTAATTCAACCgattataatatttctaAATCGGAAATTTTTGATAGCAACAACAGATCAGAAATGATGCCATCAAGTTCGCTACCACCAATATCACCAACCAAAACTGGCATACCAAATAAAAGCGCTTTACATACTAATGATAAGATGCTCGACCTCGATTTTATTGTTGGTTTACAGAATATAGGAAATTCTTGTTATTTGAACTGCATAATCCAATGTCTTTTAGGGACCCATGAATTAACTAAAATATTccttaataatttttacGAGAGGCATATAAACCTTAATAGTAAACTTGGGTCTAAGGGTGTTCTAGCCAAATATTTTGCTAgattaattcatttaatgCATAACCATGCAAACCCAAAGTTGAAGAACAACTATGTTAGGCCAGCTCAATTTAAAATGGCTGTAGGCTCAGTCAAcacattatttaaaaattgttCGCAACAGGATTGCCAAGAATTTTGTCAGTTCTTGTTGGATGGCTTACACGAAGATTTGAATCAATGTGGCTCTAACCCTCCCTTAAAGGAACTATCATCCGCTGCAGAAAAGAACAGAGAGAAATTATCATTAAGAATAGCCTCGTCTATCGAATGGGAGAGGTTCTTGACCACTGATTTTAGTGTTATTGTTGATCTTTTTCAGGGGCAATATGCTTCAAGATTGCAGTGCGAAGTTTGTAAGCATACTTCAACAACATATCAGCCATTTTCTGTATTATCTGTTCCTATCCCCAGGGTGCCTAAAGGGGTCAAGGTTAACATTTTAGATTGCTTCAAGGATTTTACCAAACTGGAACTTCTCGATACAGATGAACAATGGCTGTGTCCAACATGCAAAAAAAAGCAACGCTCAACTAAGAAGTTGACCATAACAAGGCTGCCAAGAAATCTGATAATCCACCTAAAAAGGTTTGATAACAATTTGAACaaaaataacaattttatcGATTACCCATTTATATTGGATCTAACACAATTTTGGGTCGACGATTTTGATGGTAAGTTACCTCCTGGAGTGAGAGATGAGCTTCCCAAACGAGGTCAAATCCCACCCTTTAAGTACAAACTCTATGGAGTGGCGTCTCATTTTGGGAGTCTCTACGGTGGCCATTATACAGCATACGTTGACAAAGGACCTAAACACGGCTGGTATTACTTTGATGATACAAATTATCgttcaattaaaaataagaatgaaCCTATTACATCTAGTGCTTACCTTCTGTTTTATCACCGCATTTATGACCTCTGA